Proteins from a single region of Theileria parva strain Muguga chromosome 1, complete sequence, whole genome shotgun sequence:
- a CDS encoding aspartate carbamoyltransferase produces MKQYLHHSWVALGAGLVTVTALYALSYVPWVRTALTELGLYGCNPLLHCFDSVKRKVASTLRNKGLLFVDDLTNSQLSCIFEVADFFRKKVTQGLNVELLFGKVMTTLFCEPSTRTRCSFETAMLKLGGKVVSVSDSTSSFTKGETIDDSVRVLSSYSDVLVLRHPETNVIQRVKHHCLVPLINAGDGSGEHPTQALLDLYTINSYFPLFSSEKELTVCLVGDLKYARTTHSLVRLLSRFNVVLRYVSTTSLQMPTQIQREVEQNFAKYNIPDLAFSRQTSFKKLTDALDNVDVVYVTRIQRERMPPSEHPPKESFKIDKHVMSLLPKHAKVLHPLPRVDEVSTDVDSDERCVFFEQAENGLYVRMALLYLILNKD; encoded by the exons ATGAAACAGTATTTACATCATTCATGGGTTGCCCTTGGGGCTGGACTTGTTACTGTTACAGCTTTATATGCCCTTTCATATGTTCCCTGGGTCAGAACTGCTTTAACTGAACTTGGCCTATACGGTTGTAATCCTCTGCTTCACTGTTTTGATTCTGTGAAGAGGAAGGTCGCTTCTACTCTTAGAAATAAAGGATTATTGTTTGTAGATGATTTGACTAATTCTCAGCTGAGTTGTATTTTTGAGGTGGCTGACTTTTTCAGGAAAAAAGTTACACAAGGGTTAAATGTCGAACTCTTGTTTGGGAAGGTTATGACCACCTTGTTCTGTGAACCCAGTACTAGGACAAGATGCTCATTTGAGACTGCAATGTTAAAGCTAGGTGGCAAGGTGGTTTCTGTGAGTGATTCTACCTCTTCATTTACAAAAGGCGAAACTATTGACGACTCAGTTAGAGTTTTATCATCATACAGTGACGTTCTAGTGTTACGTCACCCTGAAACTAATGTCATTCAACGTGTTAAACATCACTGTCTGGTTCCTCTGATTAACGCCGGAGACGGTTCAGGGGAACACCCAACTCAAGCACTTCTTGACCTCTACACCATTAATAGTTACTTTCCCTTATTTTCTTCTGAAAAGGAGCTTACGGTTTGTTTAGTAGGGGACCTTAAATATGCCAGAACTACGCACTCTCTTGTAAGACTTTTAAGTCGGTTTAACGTTGTTTTGAGATACGTCTCCACCACTTCACTTCAGATGCCAACCCAAATACAACGTGAAGTTGAACAAAACTTCGCCAAATAC AATATCCCGGACTTGGCGTTCTCAAGACAGACAAGTTTCAAAAAGCTTACTGACGCGCTTGATAATGTGGATGTCGTTTATGTCACACGGATTCAGAGGGAACGGATGCCACCTTCAGAACATCCACCAAAGGAgtcttttaaaattgacaaACATGTTATGTCACTACTACCCAAACACGCCAAg GTATTGCATCCGTTGCCGAGAGTGGACGAGGTTTCTACGGATGTTGATTCCGATGAGCGGTGTGTATTCTTTGAACAGGCGGAAAACGGGCTCTACGTCCGTATGGCCCTGCtatatttgattttaaacaaGGATTga
- the hyou1 gene encoding uncharacterized protein, which translates to MRILNNFCIIIFTLLVHRFRYSLYILPSFFYFINHAESTSVTLGIDWGEEFVEASIAFRGHRPDILLTGTGSRKFENAVYLLGDTRLFDKEASSFSVKDPSKTLQKSAHLLGVPFTSNSKWSRVSTLKASEVVETLKKNNVPFHWDYTPYEFGVSKDGQLHLKVLKDSMVGLEEATGHFFNHLKHVALEKLLSLKAIESYDSNVEMLAVISIPCNYTQNQRKALVFAAESAGLKVVDLVHGISAAAWFHTLEMPPGTRKIMYYDLGSFGANVGVVEAKVPPPKSKEFPQIRTLSCVTYPGIGGRQHDLLLAEYLRNKFEREHDLKLMPGNPKSLQKLLKNSNKAKMKLSLSNSASVEVDNLVKNKHLNAKVTRSEFDKLLEPVLKELHVPINMALEKANLKFSDLDSVEMLGGAWRVPSVTAKLSEIVKPLQLGFHLNAEESIAMGCGYLAAAHNPFFRMKKMELFDNAVFDYVLHVKGPDLDKRVTLYKSVDKINSSKIVKVNTVNNFNVTIYETSNPNEPSSEVKVLDYKIKGVDDLLSKHKNDMLAQVTLSFKTENGLISLNKVLAKPVKKALDTSKSDTTKSETLKSDTTDSTHEDTSSPESKKESETKKTSDATDSGYESSDSEEPSGPERPEDKSPESDSSESSKKVDETHKTPEGDSSAGEFPKDTDKTVDDLKDKTTESSSEQTDLKDKEKDTSQSQTNASSETTTETSDSKQDKTTVDQKDAKKEDKKEEDKTKDSKKEDKTKDSKKEDKTKDSKKEDKTKDSKKDSKTTQDQKDKSPKEPVDDSVNLEFVDNTVNVYHLKKLHESKNNIQLLVNKDKAAIERSQLKNRLESTLYKYKGVLKSDDFKSACKPNEEQTLTEKVKFLMDWFDENSYSATSETLNKHLDELNGLGTPIYNRMNNNLNRESLVKFGDDNFSELQERLNKLLEEKPFLKDQNASLDLFNNNVSWWEQVKKDQANLPLHEDGLFDSTTIKTKLDVSKLVLKNLESILPPEPPKVTPETPTPQPDATSQPDTSTPKPETPVEPTPETSDSTQKPSEDAKQASDTPEPQPEDKTEKHPEL; encoded by the coding sequence atgaggattttaaacaacttctgtatcataatttttacattattagtCCACAGATTCCGATATTCTTTGTACATACTTCCTTctttcttttattttataaaccACGCCGAATCAACTTCAGTCACGTTAGGGATTGATTGGGGAGAAGAATTCGTTGAGGCTTCAATTGCTTTCAGAGGACATAGACCTGACATTTTACTCACAGGAACAGGAAGTAGGAAATTTGAGAACGCCGTTTATTTGCTCGGAGATACCAGATTATTTGACAAGGAAGCCTCCTCATTCTCTGTAAAGGACCCGAGTAAAACTTTACAGAAATCGGCACACCTCCTGGGAGTTCCATTCACTTCTAACTCAAAATGGAGCAGGGTCTCAACATTAAAGGCATCAGAGGTTGTGGAAACCCtgaaaaaaaataatgttcCATTTCACTGGGATTATACCCCGTACGAGTTCGGCGTTTCGAAGGACGGCCAACTACACCTCAAAGTCCTCAAGGACTCAATGGTAGGACTCGAAGAAGCAACTGGacatttttttaatcaCCTAAAACATGTAGCTCTTGAGAAGCTTTTGTCTCTGAAAGCCATAGAATCCTACGATTCCAACGTTGAGATGCTGGCAGTCATTTCAATTCCCTGCAACTACACCCAGAATCAAAGGAAGGCTTTGGTTTTTGCAGCAGAAAGTGCCGGTTTAAAGGTAGTAGATTTGGTCCACGGAATATCAGCAGCAGCCTGGTTCCATACGCTGGAAATGCCACCGGGCACCAGGAAAATAATGTACTACGATTTGGGCAGTTTTGGGGCTAATGTTGGAGTTGTTGAGGCCAAGGTTCCACCGCCTAAATCCAAGGAATTCCCTCAGATAAGAACTCTCTCGTGTGTTACTTACCCAGGAATCGGTGGACGACAACATGATTTGCTCCTGGCCGAGTATTTGaggaataaatttgaaaggGAACATGACCTCAAGTTGATGCCAGGAAACCCAAAATCACTACAAAAACTCCTAAAGAACTCTAACAAGGCTAAAATGAAGTTATCCCTCTCAAATTCAGCCTCCGTGGAGGTGGACAACctggtaaaaaataaacacCTTAATGCTAAGGTGACGAGGTCAGAATTCGACAAATTGTTAGAACCTGTCCTGAAAGAGTTACACGTGCCAATTAACATGGCCTTGGAGAAGGCAAACTTGAAATTCAGTGATTTGGACAGTGTTGAGATGCTGGGAGGAGCGTGGAGAGTACCCTCAGTTACAGCCAAATTATCGGAAATCGTAAAACCACTACAGTTAGGTTTTCATTTAAACGCAGAGGAATCAATTGCAATGGGCTGCGGTTATCTCGCAGCTGCACACAACCCATTTTTCAGAATGAAAAAAATGGAACTTTTTGACAATGCAGTTTTTGATTACGTTTTACACGTCAAAGGACCTGATTTGGACAAGAGGGTCACCTTATACAAGTCAGTGGACAAAATTAATAGCTCGAAAATAGTAAAAGTTAACACAGTTAACAATTTCAATGTGACAATTTATGAGACTTCAAACCCAAACGAGCCTTCAAGTGAAGTGAAGGTTCTGGATTACAAAATCAAGGGCGTTGACGATTTACTCTCAAAACATAAAAATGACATGCTTGCCCAGGTTACGCTATCATTTAAAACAGAGAACGGCTTAATTAGTCTCAATAAGGTGTTGGCAAAGCCAGTTAAAAAGGCTCTGGATACTTCAAAATCCGACACCACAAAATCTGAAACTTTGAAATCTGATACTACCGACTCAACTCACGAAGACACTTCCAGTCCAGAATCTAAGAAAGAGTCTGAAACTAAGAAGACTTCCGATGCTACAGACAGTGGTTATGAATCTAGTGATTCTGAAGAACCTTCCGGACCAGAGAGACCGGAAGATAAGTCTCCAGAATCTGATTCTTCTGAATCTTCTAAAAAAGTCGATGAAACGCATAAAACTCCTGAGGGTGATTCATCTGCTGGTGAATTTCCCAAAGACACTGACAAAACTGTTGACGATTTAAAAGATAAGACCACAGAGTCTAGTTCTGAACAAACTGATTTGAAGGATAAAGAAAAGGATACCTCACAATCTCAAACAAATGCTTCTTCAGAAACCACTACTGAGACTTCAGATAGTAAACAAGATAAAACAACAGTTGACCAGAAAGATGCCAAAAAGGAGGATAAAAAGGAGGAGGATAAGACTAAGGATAGTAAAAAAGAGGATAAGACTAAAGATAGTAAAAAAGAGGATAAGACTAAGGATAGTAAAAAAGAGGATAAGACTAAGGATAGTAAAAAGGACAGCAAGACCACTCAAGATCAGAAGGATAAATCACCAAAAGAGCCAGTTGATGATAGTGTAAATTTAGAATTTGTTGACAACACAGTTAACGtatatcatttaaaaaaactacatgagagtaaaaataatatacaattattGGTAAATAAGGACAAGGCTGCCATTGAACGCAGCCAGTTGAAAAACCGCCTGGAATCAACTCTTTACAAATACAAGGGCGTTTTAAAGTCAGATGACTTCAAGTCAGCTTGTAAACCAAATGAGGAACAGACTTTGACCGAGAAGGTTAAGTTTCTCATGGATTGGTTTGATGAAAATTCATACTCAGCTACTTCTGAGACGCTAAATAAACATTTGGATGAACTCAATGGTTTGGGAACTCCCATTTACAACAGGATGAATAATAACCTTAATAGAGAATCTCTGGTTAAGTTTGGCGATGATAATTTCTCAGAATTACAGGAAagattaaacaaattactCGAGGAGAAACCGTTTCTTAAAGATCAAAACGCTTCTCTAGACCTCTTCAACAACAATGTAAGTTGGTGGGAGCAGGTTAAAAAGGATCAGGCCAACCTGCCTCTTCATGAGGATGGGCTCTTTGACTCAACTACTATCAAGACAAAACTTGATGTTAGCAAGCTAGTTTTAAAGAACCTTGAATCAATTCTTCCTCCTGAACCACCCAAAGTAACTCCTGAAACACCAACACCCCAGCCTGATGCAACCAGTCAGCCTGACACATCAACTCCTAAGCCTGAAACACCTGTCGAACCTACTCCTGAGACTTCCGACTCTACTCAAAAACCTTCAGAAGACGCCAAACAGGCATCTGACACTCCTGAACCTCAACCTGAGGATAAAACTGAAAAACACCCCGAGTTATAA
- the gcv1 gene encoding Aminomethyltransferase folate-binding domain protein, which produces MDISINPLETHTVVGLYGPLSHDVLSKLLSEKSLEISIYEPDGSFEKTSSQYLRYFMKSFYINFKDYPERIICYRVLDVEDGFEFIIPNEYYGEFTELLLSNESVKTIGFDTYDIARLETGIIRPDLDLTPESTPMHCSLMWNLDIHKIRKRIIFGHKHLGRAMVDGVSKVRVGLISNKMITPSCTILTSSTRMPIGKITSSIFSPALGMYIAHCYVNCDYAKHDTPVIICIPKDPDASVSKVKYKKYYRNKILKSFCRGTIVRLPFIKSKYQVKDQEKKIRNVNFLSLNKKTEDSSISKDITKNGSSISRVVVRAESREVAKTRKQIWKDVIRNHRKKLNKTLEMACNKWEEINEQSINNEFEENEGTHEFNIAERINIIPEAKIDLKDVLEYYKTRHEVEVSHRHRRYRPIQHTMS; this is translated from the exons ATGGATATTTCAATAAATCCACTAGAAACACACACTGTTGTTGGATTATACGGACCACTTTCACATGATGTTTTGAGTAAACTACTTTCTGAGAAATCACTTGAAATCTCAATTTATGAGCCTGACGGGTCATTTGAGAAAACATCCTCACAATATCTACgttattttatgaaaagtttttatataaacttCAAAGATTACCCAGAAAGGATTATTTGTTATCGAGTGCTGGATGTTGAGGATGGTTTCGAGTTTATTATACCAAATGAATACTATGGTGAATTTACGGA attattattatcaaatgaATCTGTGAAGACAATTGGATTTGATACATACGACATCGCAAGATTGGAAACTGGTATAATTCGACCTGATTTAGACCTAACTCCGGAATCCACACCAATGCATTGCTCTCTTATGTGGAACTTAGATATTCATAAAATCAGGAaaagaataatttttgGCCACAAACACCTAGGTCGTGCTATGGTTGACGGAGTTTCAAAAGT ACGTGTTGGCCTAATTTctaataaaatgataacaCCTTCCTGTACAATTTTAACCAGTTCTACTAGAATGCCGATAGGTAAAATAACTTCTTCTATATTCAGTCCGGCACTGGGAATGTACATAGCTCACTGTTACGTTAATTGTGATTACGCTAAACATGATACg CCTGTTATAATTTGCATACCCAAAGACCCCGATGCTTCGGTTTCCAAGGttaagtataaaaaatactacaggaataaaattctaaaaagtTTTTGCAGAGGGACTATAGTAAGACTGCCATTTATAAAGTCTAAATATCAAGTAAAAGATCAAGAGAAAAAGATAagaaatgttaattttctCTCTTTGAATAAAAAAACCGAGGACTCTTCCATATCTAAAGATATAACTAAGAATGGATCTAGTATATCAAGAGTTGTAGTTAGGGCTGAATCAAGAGAAGTCGCAAAGACCAGGAAACAGATTTGGAAGGATGTTATAAGAAATCACAGGAAAAAGCTCAATAAAACATTGGAAATGGCATGTAATAAATGGGAAGAGATCAATGAGCAGTCTATAAATAATGAGTTTGAGGAAAATGAAGGAACACATGAATTCAATATAGCTGAAAGGATTAATATAATTCCCGAGGccaaaattgatttaaaagATGTACTGgaatattataaaactCGACATGAAGTTGAGGTTTCACATCGTCATAGAAGGTACAGGCCAATTCAACACACAATGAGTTAA
- a CDS encoding putative integral membrane protein — MTSNSNSCGAGSGEAGGGGGGASGTSLTQSTPFNFSNFGILAVFCIILALSSSTYHNWPAIERSLVNDRVFQNFCTENEIRESIPGMYVCEKQRDAIGNLSLNIFLFEFIAYSIGGPLVDVVGVYIVMVTGFAFGFSGFILLYFCHDSIFIVKLSFCCWGMFGGLIIITAIHFARMFSTAKSLADGMMIFFENFASVIPLVIYRLIKRFGIKYYEAYGGYIIWGIFPSFLLALSFMPIKIIPENYNSSKNKNFFEVDFKCFSQKLFDWKLWANLVVFSIPVTSAMFYRKTFSAYFLNNPTLQQVFPFILLFVFLPIPFISALDQFISVHLTSAFLYILYILAFVCFFYRTRAHGIISMVLFCIAHSAEHQIMHYISKSHTEFESTLMGISYSVVFVVGFISQFVFDCIYKLSPRAALYTIISLLLVATTFSIAFQQVNGSNNISQSQSSGLKLSSLRVVYVIFWFIPFIFLTLSFKSLYSKSGETKDESNYCICYKAHYPDQKFVTTTMVFYSFSFYYVCTVFTVISTIFKLCQSATFEYDRYRFIWLLIFLTCFFIVPHIIISFHFWFGHQKHEPIFKFVIVLFICKILLFIQSMMKHANTLIYLFSGFLVLYGYTFFLFIHMLTYYNFQITYVERFHKVSLIHCGGMFTLFLLLRFFYLKMSKYRFGYYTLWAFNTGYFAFFAIQLFYYFPYEMDISFGTPNLPVPQFSKFKITELTDVKSFCTSLFSVALAISNLAILISFKFCLSLIVVLFWCSFNDLVGLVSSICIRDKYKEYHSSMVDYFILPISCVTFALFVTLFLYHSFMGDHRFINNGFVFVLIICSFVILSYYSNVSWFYTQYELQSCCCQQNETCQCRNNGKCCCCCNKCTCCVCRKCCCCKQPSSQSQCECCKSQGKCCFKTDSCTCCKDPCDCCSKGNSCNFCPQCEKCVCICLKGNKIKDKENGDIIFKFFDCHFKEVDHGFFAFYLGNNVGWLLFILYLALSRDKNVYLSFR, encoded by the coding sequence atgacCAGCAACAGCAATAGTTGTGGAGCAGGATCAGGCGAGGCTGGAGGTGGTGGAGGTGGAGCAAGTGGTACCTCACTTACACAGTCAACCCCTTTTAACTTTAGTAATTTTGGGATTTTAGCTGTgttttgtattatattgGCACTATCATCTAGTACATATCACAATTGGCCGGCTATAGAAAGAAGCCTGGTGAATGATAGAGTGTTCCAAAATTTCTGTACTGAGAATGAAATACGGGAATCTATTCCTGGGATGTACGTGTGTGAGAAACAAAGAGATGCCATCGGTAACCTATCACTAAACATATTCTTGTTCGAGTTTATCGCATACTCTATTGGCGGTCCATTGGTAGATGTTGTTGGCGTATACATAGTAATGGTTACGGGTTTTGCTTTTGGATTTTCTGGATTCATATTGTTATACTTTTGTCATGATAGCATCTTTATTGTCAAGTTGAGTTTTTGTTGTTGGGGGATGTTTGGTGGACTAATCATTATTACTGCAATTCATTTTGCTAGAATGTTTTCTACAGCCAAGAGTTTGGCTGACGGGATGATGATATTCTTCGAAAACTTCGCATCTGTAATACCATTGGTAATTTATAGACTTATTAAGAGATTCGGGATAAAATACTATGAAGCTTATGGAggttatataatttgggGAATATTTCCTTCGTTTTTATTGGCATTGTCGTTCATGCCcataaaaataattccaGAAAACTATAATAgttctaaaaataaaaactttTTTGAAGTAgattttaaatgtttttCTCAAAAGTTATTCGATTGGAAGTTGTGGGCAAATTTGGTAGTATTCTCAATTCCAGTGACATCCGCAATGTTTTACAGGAAAACATTTTCTGCTTACTTTCTTAACAATCCTACACTTCAGCAAGTATTCCCATTCATACTTTTGTTTGTGTTTCTTCCTATACCATTTATATCTGCTCTTGACCAGTTTATAAGTGTTCACCTCACATCTGCATTCCTGTATATTCTTTACATATTGGCATTCGTGTGTTTTTTCTACAGAACCAGGGCTCATGGCATTATTTCAATGGTTTTGTTCTGTATTGCACATTCCGCGGAACATCAGATCATGCATTACATCAGTAAATCTCACACGGAGTTTGAGTCAACATTAATGGGTATTTCATATTCCGTTGTATTTGTGGTTGGGTTCATATCGCAGTTTGTCTTCGATTGCATCTATAAGTTGTCGCCAAGAGCTGCATTGTATACTATCATCTCACTCCTGCTTGTTGCAACAACGTTTTCTATAGCATTTCAACAAGTTAACGgtagtaataatattagtcAATCTCAATCTTCTGGTCTCAAACTTAGTAGTCTCAGGGTAGTATATGTCATTTTCTGGTTCATTccatttatttttctaaCACTATCATTTAAGTcattatatagtaaaagTGGTGAAACTAAAGATGAATcaaattattgtatatgCTATAAGGCTCATTATCCGGACCAGAAATTTGTCACGACAACAAtggtattttattcattctCATTTTATTACGTTTGCACTGTATTTACTGTTATTTCTACAATTTTCAAGTTATGTCAATCGGCTACATTTGAGTATGATAGGTATAGGTTCATATGgcttttaatatttttaacttgtTTTTTCATAGTTCctcatattattatttcctTTCATTTTTGGTTTGGTCATCAAAAACATGAACCAATTTTTAAGTTCGTTATAGTTTTATtcatttgtaaaatattgttgTTCATACAGTCCATGATGAAACATGCTAACACTCTCATTTACTTATTCTCAGGATTTCTAGTCCTTTACGGATATACATTCTTCTTATTCATCCACATGCTTACCTATTATAACTTTCAAATCACATACGTTGAAAGGTTCCACAAAGTTAGCTTAATACACTGTGGAGGAATGTTTACATTATTTCTGTTATTGAGATTTTTCTATCTTAAAATGTCTAAATATCGTTTCGGATATTATACATTGTGGGCATTTAACACTGGTTATTTTGCATTCTTTGCCATTCAgctattttattattttccatACGAGATGGATATATCTTTTGGTACACCAAATCTTCCTGTTCCTCAATTTtcaaagtttaaaataacgGAACTTACCGACGTAAAGTCATTTTGTACGAGTCTTTTTAGTGTGGCACTTGCAATATCGAATCTAGCAATTTTGATAAGTTTTAAGTTTTGTTTAAGTTTAATTGTCGTATTATTTTGGTGCAgttttaatgatttagtTGGTTTGGTTAGCTCAATTTGTATCAGagataaatataaagaatatCATTCTAGTATGGTAgattatttcattttaccAATATCATGTGTCACATTTGCTCTGTTTgttactttatttttataccatTCCTTTATGGGTGACCAtagatttattaataacgGCTTCGTTTTTGTTTTGATTATTTGTAGTTTTGTAATTTTGTCCTACTACTCAAATGTCTCCTGGTTTTATACTCAATACGAGTTACAAAGTTGTTGTTGCCAGCAAAATGAAACATGTCAGTGCCGAAATAATGGCAAATGTTGTTGCTGTTGTAACAAGTGTACCTGTTGTGTTTGCCGTAAATGCTGTTGTTGTAAACAACCGTCCTCTCAATCCCAATGTGAATGTTGTAAATCTCAAGGTAAATGCTGTTTCAAAACCGATTCTTGTACATGTTGCAAAGATCCTTGTGACTGTTGCTCCAAAGGCAATAGCTGTAATTTCTGCCCTCAGTgtgaaaaatgtgtttgtATATGTTTAAAGGGAAACAAAATCAAAGATAAAGAAAATGGAGAtatcatatttaaattcttcGATTGTCATTTTAAAGAGGTAGATCACGGATTTTTCGCATTTTATCTTGGAAACAATGTTGGATGGCTTTTGTTCATACTTTATTTGGCCTTGTCAAGAGACAAAAATGTTTATTTGTCATTTAGATAA
- the PRPF4 gene encoding WD domain G-beta repeat protein, with protein sequence MIDLNNSSENFKVDPAVLKEFEMKSNMSNLHIGITTNDEVIKKIFRSLIEPITLFGEGNYERRERLKRLLLENYDNYFRGEEIEVAISRSADAKNFYEVLRMFNIDMSNLFNKKGRFADFTPFQYDTSETGDKELFYTEGDENVKHFRASLAHYSWNRSVKRKMLLHKYRSNCDQYEHKDEVENYGNFLTESMSMAFSQLASTRPLTMAKFSPNSRYIASSSYGGEINIFDSRDSKYKQVVSLSNDSNEMARCFDWNYNSNHSCYDRVHPSSIADNELLLVSGGSGGTLSLWKPFSKIKDEEFEKCLHTSKFHDLRVNRVVFHPCNNFVASSSEDETVVLFDLEKLSEVYVQEGHSHSVYGLAINGDGNLIASGDQHGVLLIFDLRTGKHIFQQCIHNADITGINFHPLLSHIFATSSSDNSVKIFDLRKFRPITSLLTHTKLVSDLQFEPLYGRFLATSSFDTHVKIWDTSLYKCRKVLTNDDNRVMGLHISPDGNSIVSAGYDRTWRLFKPTSDYNKDFKLRKIFA encoded by the coding sequence ATGATCGATTTAAACAATTCTTCCGAGAACTTTAAGGTTGATCCTGCAGTTCTTAAGGAGTTTGAAATGAAGTCAAACATGTCGAATTTGCATATAGGAATAACCACTAATGATgaagttattaaaaaaatattccGCTCACTTATTGAGCCCATAACCTTGTTTGGCGAGGGTAACTACGAGCGCAGAGAACGCCTTAAAAGGCTTCTTTTAGAAAACTATGATAACTATTTCAGGGGAGAGGAAATTGAAGTCGCAATTTCACGTTCAGCTGATGCTAAGAATTTCTATGAGGTTCTTAGGATGTTTAACATTGACATGTCAAATCTGTTCAACAAGAAGGGCAGATTCGCTGATTTTACCCCCTTTCAATATGACACTTCTGAGACTGGTGACAAGGAACTGTTTTATACTGAGGGAGATGAGAATGTCAAACATTTTAGGGCTTCTCTGGCACACTACTCTTGGAATCGCAGCGTTAAGCGTAAGATGCTTTTGCACAAGTACAGATCTAACTGTGACCAATACGAGCATAAAGACGAAGTTGAGAACTACGGAAACTTTTTAACCGAGTCTATGTCTATGGCCTTTTCTCAACTCGCTTCTACAAGGCCCCTTACTATGGCCAAATTTTCTCCTAATTCCAGGTACATAGCCTCAAGTAGCTACGGCGGTGAGATTAACATTTTTGACTCTCGTGATTCTAAGTATAAACAGGTCGTTAGTTTGTCCAACGACTCTAACGAAATGGCTCGTTGTTTTGATTGGAACTACAACTCAAATCACTCTTGTTACGATAGAGTTCACCCTAGTAGCATAGCTGATAATGAGCTACTTTTGGTCTCTGGTGGTTCAGGTGGTACTCTCAGTTTATGGAAACCGTTCTCTAAAATTAAGGATGAAGAGTTTGAAAAATGTCTGCACACTAGTAAATTTCACGATTTAAGGGTGAATAGGGTAGTATTCCATCCTTGCAACAACTTTGTAGCTTCTAGTTCTGAGGATGAAACTGTAGTTCTCTTCgatttagaaaaattatcCGAGGTTTACGTCCAGGAGGGTCACTCTCACTCAGTTTATGGTCTTGCTATAAATGGAGATGGCAACTTAATCGCATCTGGTGACCAACACGGAGTTCTTTTGATTTTCGACCTTCGTACTGGgaaacacatttttcaaCAGTGCATTCACAACGCTGATATTACTGGCATTAATTTCCACCCTCTTCTATCGCATATTTTCGCTACAAGTTCTTCTGATAACTCGGTTAAAATCTTTGATTTAAGGAAGTTCCGTCCCATTACTTCACTCTTGACTCACACCAAATTGGTAAGTGACCTTCAATTCGAGCCACTTTACGGTAGATTTCTTGCAACCAGTTCCTTTGACACTCACGTGAAAATTTGGGACACTTCACTTTACAAGTGTCGTAAGGTTTTAACCAATGACGACAACCGTGTTATGGgcttacacatttctcCTGACGGGAATTCTATTGTTTCTGCTGGATATGACCGTACTTGGCGTCTTTTTAAGCCCACTTCTGACTACAATAAGGATTTTAAATTGCGTAAGATTTTTGcttaa